The window GTATGAAAAACGAAATAATTATAATTGTGATATCACATATACAACTAATTCAGAATTAGGCTTTGATTATTTACGTGATAATATGGTAACTAATTATGCTAATAAAGTTCAACGGGGCTTATGATTTGCTATTGTTGATGAAGGTGATTCTGTTTTAATTGATGAAGCTCGGACTCCTTTAATCATTTCTGGTGAACCTCAAGAAGAAATTGGAAATTATGTTAAAGCTGATCGTTTTGTAAAAACATTATATCCACAAGATTTTACTTTAGATCCAGAATCACAATCAGTAGCATTAACAGAAAGTGGCGTTGAAAAAGCACAAAAGTTTTTCAATACTAAAAATTATTATAATTTTGAAAATTCAGATATTATCCACAAAGTTACTAATGCTTTAAGAGCAAATTTTACTTTTTTTAATGGACGCGAATATATTGTTAAAAAAGATGATGATGGTGAGGATATAATTGCTTTAGTAGATCAATCTACTGGTAGAATTATGGAAGGAAGAAGTTATAGCGCTGGATTACAACAAGCAATTCAAGCTAAAGAACAAATTAAAATTGAACCCGAAAATTTAACAGTTGCCACAATCACTTATCAATCATTATTTCGTTTATATAAAAAATTAGCAGCAGTTTCAGGAACAGCTATTACTGAAGCAGAAGAATTTTTAAATATTTATAATATGGTTGTTGTTACAATCCCAACAAATAAACCAATTAAAAGAATTGACCATCCTGATTATGTTTTTGATAATAAAAGAACAAAATGGAAATATGTAATTGCTGATGTTATTCGTCGTCATGAAAATGGCCAACCAATTTTAATTGGAACTGCTAGTGTTGAAGATTCAGAAATTTTACATCAATTACTAGAACGAGTCAATATTCCTCACGAAGTTTTAAATGCTAAAAATCACGCACGCGAAGCTGAAATTATTGCTTGTGCAGGAGAGTATAAAGCAGTTACAATAGCAACAAATATGGCAGGCCGTGGGACTGATATTAAATTATCTCCAGAATCATTAGAAGCTGGAGGATTATGTGTTATTGGAACCGAACGAAGTGATTCACGTAGAATTGATAATCAGTTAAGAGGACGTGCTGGACGACAAGGTGATATTGGCGAATCACGTTTTTTTATTTCAATGGAAGATACTTTATTTAGTCGTTTTGCAACCGATAATTTAGCAAAAGCTGATGATAAATTAAGTGAAGATGTTATTTCAACAAAATTCTTTACACGATTGCTAAATAATACACAAAAAAAAGTTGAGTCGTTAAACTATGACACAAGAAAAAATCTAATTGATTATGATCATGTTTTAAGTAATCAACGCGAATTAATTTACAAACAACGGGATAAAATTCTTATTTCATCAGATAATAAAGATATTTTATATCGAATGTTAGATAGTGTAATTGATGATTTAATTTATCAATCACACAATAAACCAAATGAAGACATTATTGACATAAAAAAATTAATTGATTTAGCAACTCAAAACATTTTTTATGACAATTATTTAAATCAGGACGAATATTATGGGCTTAAGTTTGAACAAATTAAAACTAAATTAAAAAAAGACTGTATTAATTTTTTTGAGCAAAAAGAACAACTAATGACACCGACAATTTTTAATCAAATCTTATCAGAAATTATGATTAGTAATATTGATGAAGAATGAACTAAACATTTAGATATTACTTCTAAAATTCGTGAGG is drawn from Ureaplasma parvum serovar 3 str. ATCC 27815 and contains these coding sequences:
- the secA gene encoding preprotein translocase subunit SecA; the encoded protein is MNLISKISPQNRILNRARLIAEEVLKKEEEYEHFSDQELINKSDDIIEYLANNNPLDDKLVEALCIIREVIYRVHNKRAFKVQIIGAIIVYFGDFAEMMTGEGKTLTLVLVAYLNALYKKGVHMVTVNEYLVKVGAEFATPVLNFLNMSVGQITANMNEYEKRNNYNCDITYTTNSELGFDYLRDNMVTNYANKVQRGLWFAIVDEGDSVLIDEARTPLIISGEPQEEIGNYVKADRFVKTLYPQDFTLDPESQSVALTESGVEKAQKFFNTKNYYNFENSDIIHKVTNALRANFTFFNGREYIVKKDDDGEDIIALVDQSTGRIMEGRSYSAGLQQAIQAKEQIKIEPENLTVATITYQSLFRLYKKLAAVSGTAITEAEEFLNIYNMVVVTIPTNKPIKRIDHPDYVFDNKRTKWKYVIADVIRRHENGQPILIGTASVEDSEILHQLLERVNIPHEVLNAKNHAREAEIIACAGEYKAVTIATNMAGRGTDIKLSPESLEAGGLCVIGTERSDSRRIDNQLRGRAGRQGDIGESRFFISMEDTLFSRFATDNLAKADDKLSEDVISTKFFTRLLNNTQKKVESLNYDTRKNLIDYDHVLSNQRELIYKQRDKILISSDNKDILYRMLDSVIDDLIYQSHNKPNEDIIDIKKLIDLATQNIFYDNYLNQDEYYGLKFEQIKTKLKKDCINFFEQKEQLMTPTIFNQILSEIMISNIDEEWTKHLDITSKIREGVNLRAYEQKAPLNIYVEDSDKLFEKLKHNVAWKTVCSIGKINYVHQDYSDLNSEFIVNDNEINENNNSIDFENFNESIPTDQTIQESFDDNQSDNEDDKNNN